From the genome of Streptomyces sp. V2I9:
CGGTCCTCCAGGGCCCGAAACGCGCAGGCGGATCACGCCAGGGCACTCCCGTGCGCTGCCGGTACAGGAGTCCGTTGATGATCCTGCGATGGCTCGCCCAACGGCCACCCCGCTCGCCGGACTTCGGCAGACGCAGCTTCAGCCGGGCCCCCTCGATGTTCGTCACGTCTCTCCGCCCCATGAACCCGTCGACGAGCCGAGCCGAGCCGGGAGCGAGGAGGTCACATGATCCGCCGGACAGACCCTGGGCAGAGGGGGCGTGGTCACCGGGGAGCGATGGCTCTAGCCTGTGCCCATGCCTCGTTACGAATTCCGGTGCCGCACCTGCGGAGACACGTTCGAAGTCAGCCGTCCCATGGCCCGGTCCTCGGACCCGGCCTCCTGCCCCGCGGGCCACGACGACACCGTCAAGCTGCTCTCCGCCGTCGCCGTGGGCGGTGCGGCCGGGTCCGCCCCCGCCCCCTCCGGCGGTGGTGCGGGTGGTGGCGGAGGCGGGTGCTGCGGAGGCGGTTGCTGCGGCTGACCTCGGGGGTCACCCCCTGCGGGGGCTCGTCACCTCTTGCGGGACAGCGTCAGGCCGTCCGAGACCGTCAGCATGACGCTGTCCATCCGCGTGTCCGCTTTCACGTGCTCGTTGAATTCCTGGATCGCCGCGGCCGGGCCCGTCGCCTCCGGGTCCGTGACCCCGCCGTGGAAGAGCACGTTGTCCGTGGCGATGACCCCGCCCTGCCGCATCCGGGGCACCAGCTCCTCCCAGTACGCGATGTAGCCGCCCTTGTCCGCGTCCAGGTAGGCGAAGTCGATGTGCGGCTCGGCGGGCAGCGCGCGCAGGGTGTCGAGGGCCGGGGCGATCCGCAGGTCGATCCGGTCCGCGACACCCGCCCTCTCCCAGGCGTCCCGGCCGTACGCCGTCCACTCCTCCGAGATGTCGCAGGCGATCAGCGTGCCGTCGGCGGGCAGCGCCTGAGCCATCGCCAGGGCGCTGAACCCGGTGAACGTGCCGACTTCCACCACGTGCCGTGCGCCGACCAGCCGGACCAGGAAGGCGAGCAGCGGGGCCTGCTCCTGGGCCGACTGCATGCCCGCGTGGTCGGGGAACCGTGCGTACGTGGTCTCCACCAGCTCCCGCTGGACCGGGTCCAGCGGCGGGTTGTGGGCCAGCATGTACGCGTACAGCTCGGCGGTGATCGTGGTGTCGTTGCCCTTGGTCATGCGCCCAGCCTTCCCTACGTCGCGCGCGCTCACGCAGCGGAAGCCGCCAGGAACCGGCGCAGGATCTCCTCCCCCGCCAGGCCGCCGCGCTCCTCCAGCGCCACCACGTGCGGGGCCCGCCAGCCCTCGTCGGCCAGTTCGCCGTGTCCGGGACGCCAGGCGAGATCGGCGGCGAGCAGCAGGTCGGCGTCGAGGAGGGAGTCCCCGGCGGCGAGCGTGCGTGTCGCACCGGTGCGGCGGGCGACCTCGTGCATCGCGGCGCTCTTGGTGAGCGGCGCGGGGACGGCGTAGATCTTGCGGCCCTGGAGGGAGACCGTCCAGCCGCGCGGCCGGGCCCAGGCGGCCAGCTCCTTCACCCACTCCTCGGGCAGGAGGGAGCGTTCGACGACGAGGTAGGCGAAGAGGTCCTCGGCGACCCGCTCCTTGAGGAGCCAGGCCGGGTCGGCGGTCGTGGCGAGATGGGCGCGGATCTCGGTCAGCGGCGCGCACTCGGCCGCGATCCGGCCCGCCACCTGCCGCTGCCAGTCGGGGTCGGAGACGCCGTCGACCAGGATGTGACCGCCGTTGGCGCAGATCGCGTACCGGGGGACGGGGCCCGGAAGGTGGATGCGTCCGTACTGCTCGCGGGTGCGGGTGGTGGTCGGCACGAAGACGGTGGAGGTGGCCACCTCGGTGAGCAGCGCGGCCGCCGTCTCCGTCAGGTACGAGAGGGGTTTGTGGCCGTACACCTCGACGCACAGGAGCCGGGGGGCCTCCGCGTCCGGCATGGGCAGGTCGAGCGAGGCCGCCGAGTAGATCAGCGTACGGTCGAGGTCGCTCGCCACCAGGGTCGTCGGCGCCCCCGCGGCGTCCGGCGTGGCCGGTGCGGTCGTGTCCGTGTTCATGCGCCCTCCACCGCCTCGCCGTCGGCGGCCACCGGGCTCCCGCCCGCCACCGCCTTGCCGTCCGCGCCCGTCGCGCCGCGCGTGAAGCGGGGGTGGATCAGGCCGACACAGCTGTACGGGAGATCGCCGACCTCCTCGACCGGGACGCCGCGCTGTTCGGCCAGCAGCCGGATGTGTTCGAGGTCGGCGCCCGCGCCGCGCCGGGCGAGGATCTTCCAGGGAACGCGGCCGGAGCAGCACACGGGTGGTCTCGCCGACGCCCGGCTTGACCAGGTTGACGTCGTGGATGCCGTACTCCTCACTGATCCGCTCGACGGCTGCCCAGCCCTCCCAGGTCGGGGCGCGGTCGGCGGCGAGCAGTTCCTTCGTCGCGTCGTCGACCTCGGCCGCCACGTCGTCGAACCGCGCGGCGACCGTGTCGAGGAAGTGGCCGGACACGTCGGACGCGGCCAGTTCCCGGTAGAACTTCCCGCCGTGGAAGTCGTTCGGCCCGACCAGATCGGCGCGGAGCACCGTACGGGAGATGAGGCCGGAGACGGTGGAGTTGAGGCAGGCCGAGGGGATGAGGAAGTCCTCGCGGGTGCCGTACGTCCGCACACAGCCGCCGGGGTCGGCGAGCACCGCGATCGCCGGGTCGAATCCGGCCGGGCCGCCCGATGCCTCGAACGCGTCGATGGCCTCCGCCAGTTCGCGGGTGATCGCGCCCTTCCCCGTCCATCCGTCGACGAACACCACGTCGGCCGGGTCGTGGTGGGCGGCCAGCCAGCGCAGGGCGGTGGCGTCGATGCCCCGGCCCCGGACGATGGAGATGGCGTAGTGCGGCAGGTCCAGGCCGTGCCGGTGCTGGGCCCAGCGGCGCATCAGCACCCCGACCGGGGTCCCGGCGCGGGCGAGCGAGACGAGGACGGGGCGGGGGCCGCGTTCGGCCAGGACCGTCTCGGTGACGGTGCCGACCGCGCGGGCGATCCGGGCGGCGGAGGTCTCCAGGGCCGCGGTGAACAGCGCCTGGTACGCGGGGCTCGGCTGGTACTCGACGGGCAGCGACTCCGCGTAGTGCGCGCCGCCGCTCTGGATGGCCTCCTCGCGCTCCTCGGTCGGCGCCTCCAGCTCGGTGTCCGAGAGGTCCTGGAGCAGCCAGCCGACCTCGTCGGGCGCGTAACTGGAGAAGTCGGGGCCTCGGAGGGGCTCGGGCAGCACGGCGGGCTCCTGACGGGGGGCGGGTTCGGTACGGGGAACGGGGGCGGGGCCAGGGACGTACGAGGGCACCATCGCGAGAAGGACCTGGCCGGTGTGTTCGGCGAGCCGGGCCAGCAGCCCGTCGGGGGCGTGCAGTTCGGGGGTGTCGGCGGTGGAGTCGACGACGGCGACCACCGCGTCGAACCCGGCCCCCGCCACGTTGTACGCGTACCGGTCGCCGGGGCCGTCCGCCGGGTCGTCGTGGGCGGGGAAGACGAGCCGGGTGCGTATCGCGTAGCCGGGGTCGTCGACGGCCAGGACGGGCGAGCGGGTGGTGGTGGAGTAGCGCACTTCGGCGTCGGCCCCCAGGGCCTCTTCGAGGGCGGTGCCGAGCCGGAGCGGGGCGTACATCAGCTCCTCGAAGCCGAGGACGAGGACCCGGCGAGGGGTCCGGCCCCGGCCCGGCGCGCCGGAGTCCGGAGCGGCGCCCGGCGTTCCGGCGTCCAGGGCGGCCGCGATCCGGTCCGCCATGGCCGGGAGCGCCGCTTCCAGGGCTGCCCGGTGGGCCGGGGTGAAGCCGTGACGCCCGCCGTCGGGTACACCCGCCGGCCAGTGGAGTTCGACGCGCGTGACGGGGGCGGGAGCCGGCACGGAGGGCGGCGCGGAGACGGGATTCCGGGCCTCCTGCTCCGCGACCAGGGCCTGGCCCCGTTCCAGTACGCCGTCCGGCAGGGTCACCGTCCCGGTGCCGCGGGTCACCAGGTCGACGCGGGCGCCGATCTCGGTGGCGAAGGCGGTCAGCCGGTCGCGGTCGCCGGCCGAGCGCATGTCCACCAGAGCGACGATGACGTACCGCTCGCGCGGGTGCAGGGCGTGCAGCGCGCGGATGGTGTTCAGGACGGTGTTGCCGGTGGAGAACTCGTCGTCCACCAGGACCAGCGTGGACGTGTCCGGGAGGTCCGGGACGCCCGACACGTCGGGGACGCCGGACGCGTCCGCCCCGGATCCGCCTGCCAGCAGGTCGCGGTCCTCCGGCAGGAGCAGGTGCGAGGTGGCGTGCGAGTGGGACTCCTCGAAGCCGCCCGCCTGCTCGACGCCCGCCACCGGGCGCCGGGTGGAGTGCAGGTACGGGGCGTCCCGCAGGCCGTCCGCCACGGCGTGGCCGAGACCGGTGGCCGTTTCCGCGTACCCGAGGACCACCGCGCGGCGCGCCTTGTGGGGACCGAGCAGCGCCCGGACCCGCTCACCGAGCTCGTACCCGGCCCCGTGGACGATCGAGGGCCGCTGCGGAACGTGCTTGCCCAGCACGTTGGAGACCAGCAGATGCGCCCGCTTGGGGTTCCGGCGCAGGGCCAGCCCCAGCAGGTCCCTGAGCTCTCCGTCGCCTTCGAGGGCGATACCCAGCCGCTCGGCCACCCAGTCGCCCGACCACACCACGTCCACGGCCTCTTCTCCTGTCGCGCGCTCGCTCATCGACGCGCGCTCATGTCGTCAGCCCGGCGGCCAGCAGGTCCACGAAGCCGACGTCTTCCCTCGCCACCCCGAACGCCTCGGCGCGCAGCAGTGTGCGCTCGGCCCAGGCCCGGTGGGGCTTCACCTCGTTCATCTTGTTCGTGTAGGCCGAGCGCAGCACCCCGCCGCCCCCGCGCTCGGGGCTCAGGATGTCCCGGGCGTCGGTGTACTCCTCGTGACTGACCACGGACAGCGCGTGGACCGGCGCCACGTGCGACGGGTGGATGCAGGTCTTGCCGAGCAGCCCGTTGGCGCGGTCGAGCTCGATCTCCCTCAGCAGCCCGTCGAGGTCGTGCTCGATCAGCGCCGTGCGCAGCTCCTCGGCCCGGCCCTCCAGGAAGGGGCTGCGGCGCAGCTGGGGCTTGAACATGCGCTCCTGGCGGCGGAAGTACTCCCAGACCGGTCCGGTGATCGTGAAGCCGGAGCCGTCCGCCCGGCCGAGCACGTTGACCACGTCGGCGATCACGGAGGCGACGATGTGGACGTCGTACGCCGTCATGTCGGGGGCCCGGCGCAGGCCGTAGGCGGAGCAGAAGTCGGTCACGCCGAGCCTCAGGGCGAGTACCCGGTCCCGGTATTTGTCGACGCTGCGGGCGATGCCCCGGAGGATTTCGCCGCGCGTCTCCAGGTGGAGCAGCTCGGGGGATTCGAGGACCGGCATGGCGAAGAGGCGTCGTCCGCACGCCGCCTCGGCCTCGGCGAGCGCCTCCAGGAAGTGGCGACCCCGCTCCTCGGTGAATTTGGGAAGTACGAAACCGGACAACATGCGGACCGAGTCGCCGAGGCGTCGCACGAGGTCGGTGATCTGACCCGGTTCCCGTACGCGGATGAAGAGGAGCGGTACGCCGGCGTCGGCCGCTCCGGTGGCCGCGTCGGGGCCCCGCTCGCCGGACTCCACCGTTCCGCTCTCGGGCGCCGCTGCCGCCCCGCGGGCGGCGAGGTCGGCGAACTGCCTGATCAGGTTGGCTTCGGCCTCGGTCACCTCGGCGTCGTCGATCGAGTCCTCCAGGCACAGCACCATGGAGACGACACCGCGCGCGGCCTGCTTGAGCACATCGTCGGCGAGTGTCGGGCGGGTGGCCGGGGAGTAGAGCGTGGCCCCCAGGGCGACGGAGAGCATGCGGGCCGGGGAGTCGGCGGTGAAGACGCGGGGCTCCCGGTGGAACAGGCCCTCGCGGGCAGTGGGCGATATATGCCCGAAGTGACGCATTCTTTTCCCCCGAACTGCCTGACCGACCGAACAACACATGGCCGGTAATAGTACGTATGGACG
Proteins encoded in this window:
- a CDS encoding HAD family hydrolase; the encoded protein is MNTDTTAPATPDAAGAPTTLVASDLDRTLIYSAASLDLPMPDAEAPRLLCVEVYGHKPLSYLTETAAALLTEVATSTVFVPTTTRTREQYGRIHLPGPVPRYAICANGGHILVDGVSDPDWQRQVAGRIAAECAPLTEIRAHLATTADPAWLLKERVAEDLFAYLVVERSLLPEEWVKELAAWARPRGWTVSLQGRKIYAVPAPLTKSAAMHEVARRTGATRTLAAGDSLLDADLLLAADLAWRPGHGELADEGWRAPHVVALEERGGLAGEEILRRFLAASAA
- a CDS encoding zinc ribbon domain-containing protein, which encodes MPRYEFRCRTCGDTFEVSRPMARSSDPASCPAGHDDTVKLLSAVAVGGAAGSAPAPSGGGAGGGGGGCCGGGCCG
- a CDS encoding HpcH/HpaI aldolase/citrate lyase family protein, with translation MRHFGHISPTAREGLFHREPRVFTADSPARMLSVALGATLYSPATRPTLADDVLKQAARGVVSMVLCLEDSIDDAEVTEAEANLIRQFADLAARGAAAAPESGTVESGERGPDAATGAADAGVPLLFIRVREPGQITDLVRRLGDSVRMLSGFVLPKFTEERGRHFLEALAEAEAACGRRLFAMPVLESPELLHLETRGEILRGIARSVDKYRDRVLALRLGVTDFCSAYGLRRAPDMTAYDVHIVASVIADVVNVLGRADGSGFTITGPVWEYFRRQERMFKPQLRRSPFLEGRAEELRTALIEHDLDGLLREIELDRANGLLGKTCIHPSHVAPVHALSVVSHEEYTDARDILSPERGGGGVLRSAYTNKMNEVKPHRAWAERTLLRAEAFGVAREDVGFVDLLAAGLTT
- a CDS encoding O-methyltransferase: MTKGNDTTITAELYAYMLAHNPPLDPVQRELVETTYARFPDHAGMQSAQEQAPLLAFLVRLVGARHVVEVGTFTGFSALAMAQALPADGTLIACDISEEWTAYGRDAWERAGVADRIDLRIAPALDTLRALPAEPHIDFAYLDADKGGYIAYWEELVPRMRQGGVIATDNVLFHGGVTDPEATGPAAAIQEFNEHVKADTRMDSVMLTVSDGLTLSRKR